The following are encoded in a window of Gossypium raimondii isolate GPD5lz chromosome 13, ASM2569854v1, whole genome shotgun sequence genomic DNA:
- the LOC105781243 gene encoding beta-amyrin 28-monooxygenase isoform X1, which yields MKLAAAMDAFDSLMPYLLHLVLLYVSAGLFYFLYKHKSSGGGGGATPNLPPGKKGLPYIGETLDFVLASRRGTPEKFVTDRTTKYSPDVFRTSLLGEDMAVFCGAAGNKFLFSGQNKYITSWWPDSIKKALMDPSSVDNSSKEESTKLRAYLPPFLKPESLQHFIPVMDIMAKEHLNQHWSPYNEVQVFPLSKKYTFALACRLFMSVRDDSEIENFAKPFALATAGLMSVPIDLPGTTFNRAVKAGRLIRQRLLALITKKKNEILEKGKRVASDLVDSMLMDGMTEVEIGNKIVGFFIASHDTTSTAITFIVSYLSDYPEVYNRVLEEQMEVLRCKEAGEPLRWEDLQKMKYTWCVACEVMRLAPPANGSFREAITDFTYAGYTIPKGWKAFWMVHTTHKNPKYFLDPERFDPSRFEGNGPAPYSFVPFGGGPRMCPGKEYARLEILTFIHNLLTTFKWVKLNPNEKISYIPSPIPKEGLPIKIQPLLN from the exons ATGAAGCTTGCAGCAGCCATGGACGCCTTTGATTCTTTGATGCCATACTTACTCCACTTGGTGCTTCTATACGTCTCTGCTGGtctcttttactttctttacaaaCACAAATCTagcggcggcggcggcggcgcCACCCCCAACCTCCCTCCTGGTAAAAAGGGTCTTCCATATATCGGTGAAACCTTGGATTTTGTGTTGGCGTCCAGAAGGGGAACTCCTGAGAAATTCGTGACTGATAGAACTACCAAATATTCACCCGATGTGTTTCGCACATCACTGCTTGGAGAAGACATGGCCGTCTTCTGCGGCGCCGCTGGTAACAAGTTCCTTTTCTCCGGCCAAAACAAATATATCACTTCATGGTGGCCGGATTCTATTAAGAAAGCTTTGATGGATCCATCCAGTGTTGACAATTCTTCCAAAGAAGAATCCACTAAACTTCGGGCCTATCTGCCTCCTTTTCTCAAGCCTGAGTCCCTGCAACATTTCATACCAGTCATGGATATAATGGCGAAAGAGCACCTAAATCAACATTGGTCGCCGTATAATGAAGTCCAAGTTTTCCCACTCTCCAAGAAGTACACATTCGCACTGGCTTGTCGTCTTTTCATGAGCGTCAGGGATGACAGCGAGATCGAGAACTTTGCCAAGCCATTTGCTCTTGCCACTGCGGGTCTCATGTCGGTTCCCATAGATCTTCCAGGTACAACTTTCAATCGGGCAGTGAAGGCAGGTAGACTGATTCGACAACGGCTTTTAGCCCTCATTACcaagaagaaaaatgagatATTGGAGAAAGGGAAAAGAGTAGCTTCAGACTTGGTTGATAGCATGCTGATGGATGGTATGACTGAGGTTGAGATCGGGAATAAGATTGTGGGCTTCTTCATTGCCAGCCATGACACAACAAGTACTGCCATCACCTTCATTGTTAGCTATCTTTCGGATTATCCAGAAGTATATAACAGGGTCCTTGAAG AACAAATGGAAGTATTAAGATGCAAGGAGGCAGGGGAGCCATTGAGATGGGAAGATTTACAGAAGATGAAGTATACATGGTGCGTGGCATGCGAAGTAATGAGGTTGGCTCCGCCTGCTAATGGATCTTTCAGAGAGGCCATAACCGACTTCACTTACGCAGGTTACACAATTCCAAAAGGATGGAAG GCGTTCTGGATGGTGCATACAACGCACAAAAATCCGAAATACTTCCTGGATCCAGAGAGATTTGATCCATCAAGGTTTGAAGGGAATGGTCCTGCACCCTACTCCTTTGTACCATTTGGGGGAGGTCCTCGAATGTGCCCTGGCAAGGAGTATGCTCGACTCGAAATCCTCACCTTCATCCACAACCTGCTCACCACTTTCAAATGGGTTAAACTGAATCCCAATGAGAAGATTTCCTACATTCCATCACCCATTCCTAAGGAGGGTCTTCCCATCAAAATCCAACCCCTTCTAAATTAA
- the LOC105781243 gene encoding beta-amyrin 28-monooxygenase isoform X2: MKLAAAMDAFDSLMPYLLHLVLLYVSAGLFYFLYKHKSSGGGGGATPNLPPGKKGLPYIGETLDFVLASRRGTPEKFVTDRTTKYSPDVFRTSLLGEDMAVFCGAAGNKFLFSGQNKYITSWWPDSIKKALMDPSSVDNSSKEESTKLRAYLPPFLKPESLQHFIPVMDIMAKEHLNQHWSPYNEVQVFPLSKKYTFALACRLFMSVRDDSEIENFAKPFALATAGLMSVPIDLPGTTFNRAVKAGRLIRQRLLALITKKKNEILEKGKRVASDLVDSMLMDGMTEVEIGNKIVGFFIASHDTTSTAITFIVSYLSDYPEVYNRVLEEQMEVLRCKEAGEPLRWEDLQKMKYTWCVACEVMRLAPPANGSFREAITDFTYAGYTIPKGWKWSGVLDGAYNAQKSEILPGSREI, translated from the exons ATGAAGCTTGCAGCAGCCATGGACGCCTTTGATTCTTTGATGCCATACTTACTCCACTTGGTGCTTCTATACGTCTCTGCTGGtctcttttactttctttacaaaCACAAATCTagcggcggcggcggcggcgcCACCCCCAACCTCCCTCCTGGTAAAAAGGGTCTTCCATATATCGGTGAAACCTTGGATTTTGTGTTGGCGTCCAGAAGGGGAACTCCTGAGAAATTCGTGACTGATAGAACTACCAAATATTCACCCGATGTGTTTCGCACATCACTGCTTGGAGAAGACATGGCCGTCTTCTGCGGCGCCGCTGGTAACAAGTTCCTTTTCTCCGGCCAAAACAAATATATCACTTCATGGTGGCCGGATTCTATTAAGAAAGCTTTGATGGATCCATCCAGTGTTGACAATTCTTCCAAAGAAGAATCCACTAAACTTCGGGCCTATCTGCCTCCTTTTCTCAAGCCTGAGTCCCTGCAACATTTCATACCAGTCATGGATATAATGGCGAAAGAGCACCTAAATCAACATTGGTCGCCGTATAATGAAGTCCAAGTTTTCCCACTCTCCAAGAAGTACACATTCGCACTGGCTTGTCGTCTTTTCATGAGCGTCAGGGATGACAGCGAGATCGAGAACTTTGCCAAGCCATTTGCTCTTGCCACTGCGGGTCTCATGTCGGTTCCCATAGATCTTCCAGGTACAACTTTCAATCGGGCAGTGAAGGCAGGTAGACTGATTCGACAACGGCTTTTAGCCCTCATTACcaagaagaaaaatgagatATTGGAGAAAGGGAAAAGAGTAGCTTCAGACTTGGTTGATAGCATGCTGATGGATGGTATGACTGAGGTTGAGATCGGGAATAAGATTGTGGGCTTCTTCATTGCCAGCCATGACACAACAAGTACTGCCATCACCTTCATTGTTAGCTATCTTTCGGATTATCCAGAAGTATATAACAGGGTCCTTGAAG AACAAATGGAAGTATTAAGATGCAAGGAGGCAGGGGAGCCATTGAGATGGGAAGATTTACAGAAGATGAAGTATACATGGTGCGTGGCATGCGAAGTAATGAGGTTGGCTCCGCCTGCTAATGGATCTTTCAGAGAGGCCATAACCGACTTCACTTACGCAGGTTACACAATTCCAAAAGGATGGAAG TGGTCAGGCGTTCTGGATGGTGCATACAACGCACAAAAATCCGAAATACTTCCTGGATCCAGAGAGATTTGA